The Lentisphaerota bacterium genome segment ATTGAAAATGAGCGTCGCGGGATACGGTATCCGCTCAGCGGACAAGACCGGATTCATCGGACTTCGGATCACACAAGCGCTCGCAGACATACGTCCCTCTCTCACTCTTACTCGGTTACACTGACTCCACTCGCTGACTCATTTCAAAGCGCATCCATCACTGGAGGCGGTTTCGATTCGACATTCTGTTTGGGGGTCAAAAAAGTGAGCTTTGCCGATAAAGACAGCAAGCTCGGCGACCTGCCCGATCTGGAATTTAACATGGGCATCCACGCGGCTGATGAAAGGTGTTCCGCCAAGATCGAAATGAACGTAAGATTCCGCTCCCATCGGCTCGATGATCTCAACCTTGGCCCGCATTCGCGGCGCACCCGCCAGTTGCTCTGCAGCGGTCGAGCCGATATCCTCGGGACGCAGGCCCAGAATCACCGGTTTGTCGCGATAGGCGGCCAGCGCTGAACGCTGGGTTTCCAGCACGGGCAGCCGGGAATCCCCGGGCCCCTCAACGACCAGGCTCCCGCCCACGGAACGAATCCGCGCGTCGAAGAAATTCATTTGCGGGGTGCCGATAAAACTGGCAACAAACCGGTTGGCAGGGAAATCGTACATTCGCATCGGATTGTCAATCTGTTGTGCGACGCCATCCTTCATGACCACGATGCGTTCACCCATCGTCATGGCCTCGATTTGGTCATGCGTCACGTAGATCATGGTTGCGCCGATCTGCTGGTGAAGGCGGCTGATCTCCACACGCATCTGGGCGCGCATTTTGGCGTCGAGATTCGACAGCGGTTCGTCGAAAAGAAAGACTTCGGGTTTACGCACAATGGCCCGGCCGACCGCCACGCGCTGGCGCTGTCCGCCCGAAAGCGCCTTGGGACGGCGATCAAGCAACTCGCCGAGTCCCAAGATTGCCGCCGCTTCCCCGACGCGCGATTCGATCTCCTGTTTGGGAAACTTGCGCAGTTTCAGTCCGAAGGCCATGTTCTCGCGCACGGTCATGTGCGGATAGAGCGCGTAGTTCTGGAAAACCATGGCGATGTCGCGATCCTTCGGCGGAACGTCGTTAACCACGCGCTCGCCGATCTGAATCGTCCCCTCTGTGATTTCCTCCAACCCCGCCACCATGCGGAGCAAGGTTGATTTACCGCATCCAGAGGGGCCGACCAGCACGACGAATTCGCCGTTACGGATTTCCAGATTGAAATCCGCCACGGCCTTGACGCCGCCCGGATAAATCTTGTCGACATGCTTGAGTGTGACTTGCGCCATTTCCAACGTCCTTTCCGCTTATCAGCCCGGCATCCCGCATTCGGGTTCAAGGCGAGGTGCCCGCTCTATTGCCACCAGTCCGACCGGTAGGCCTTTCCCGTCACCTCTTGGTATTTGCGCTGGAGGTCCGGGCGACGCTCCAGATTCAGCCGA includes the following:
- the ugpC gene encoding sn-glycerol-3-phosphate ABC transporter ATP-binding protein UgpC codes for the protein MAQVTLKHVDKIYPGGVKAVADFNLEIRNGEFVVLVGPSGCGKSTLLRMVAGLEEITEGTIQIGERVVNDVPPKDRDIAMVFQNYALYPHMTVRENMAFGLKLRKFPKQEIESRVGEAAAILGLGELLDRRPKALSGGQRQRVAVGRAIVRKPEVFLFDEPLSNLDAKMRAQMRVEISRLHQQIGATMIYVTHDQIEAMTMGERIVVMKDGVAQQIDNPMRMYDFPANRFVASFIGTPQMNFFDARIRSVGGSLVVEGPGDSRLPVLETQRSALAAYRDKPVILGLRPEDIGSTAAEQLAGAPRMRAKVEIIEPMGAESYVHFDLGGTPFISRVDAHVKFQIGQVAELAVFIGKAHFFDPQTECRIETASSDGCALK